The Winogradskyella schleiferi genome has a window encoding:
- a CDS encoding SusE domain-containing protein — translation MKFIKNIKYVLLALGALTFTMSCEDDPEFYATESTPILLEELPISQIVVDGGNLSNPAITFNWNNADYNQAVVENYTVQFSSNQEFTESSDVASAVGVSSISMSMAALNTATSAIGLPPLQENTVYARVIASLGVQDELAVTSNIINFLVTPSFSYDFNDYYLVGNGTSADWNNNNDNPPLFRDVGNENLYTYTGYFTKGGGGNDDGRFKVLEERGQWQPQWGTAADEGSDDIVESGDIAGNPGTQDSDPGRFGVPDNGYYTFTINFSSNTYTTVPYDASGATDYTSITLQGSAAGTDTDFTQSTFDSHLWYINSINLGSGDVQFTTNTGATWGGSTSFSGVATEGGGPIPVIVQDDYEVWFNDLTGDYIMIPLNL, via the coding sequence ATGAAGTTTATAAAAAATATAAAATATGTTTTGCTGGCTTTAGGAGCGCTTACCTTCACTATGTCGTGTGAGGATGATCCTGAATTTTATGCAACTGAATCAACGCCTATTCTTTTAGAAGAATTGCCAATTTCTCAAATTGTTGTTGATGGTGGCAATTTGAGCAATCCGGCTATTACCTTTAATTGGAACAATGCTGATTATAATCAAGCCGTAGTAGAAAATTACACGGTACAATTTTCAAGTAATCAAGAATTTACAGAATCTTCAGACGTAGCGAGTGCTGTAGGTGTGAGCTCTATATCAATGTCGATGGCTGCATTAAACACTGCGACAAGTGCAATAGGTTTACCTCCATTACAAGAAAATACAGTATATGCGCGAGTAATTGCATCTTTAGGTGTTCAGGATGAATTGGCAGTTACCTCCAACATTATTAATTTTTTGGTAACCCCTTCATTTAGTTATGACTTTAATGACTATTATTTAGTTGGAAATGGTACTTCTGCAGATTGGAACAATAACAATGATAACCCACCATTGTTTAGAGATGTAGGAAATGAAAATCTTTACACCTATACTGGCTACTTTACCAAAGGTGGTGGAGGTAACGATGATGGAAGATTTAAAGTTTTAGAAGAAAGAGGACAATGGCAGCCACAATGGGGAACTGCAGCTGACGAAGGCAGTGACGACATTGTAGAATCTGGTGATATCGCGGGGAATCCTGGTACTCAGGATAGTGATCCTGGACGTTTCGGAGTTCCAGATAATGGCTATTATACGTTTACTATCAATTTTTCATCTAACACCTATACAACGGTTCCTTATGATGCTTCTGGCGCTACTGATTATACAAGTATAACGCTTCAAGGAAGTGCCGCTGGAACAGATACCGATTTTACACAATCCACATTTGATAGCCATTTATGGTATATCAATAGTATAAATCTTGGTTCTGGTGATGTTCAATTTACAACTAATACAGGAGCAACTTGGGGAGGAAGTACATCCTTTTCTGGTGTAGCTACTGAAGGTGGAGGACCAATTCCAGTGATTGTTCAAGATGACTATGAGGTTTGGTTTAACGACTTAACTGGAGATTATATAATGATCCCACTTAACTTATAA
- a CDS encoding SusE domain-containing protein, whose amino-acid sequence MKINKITTLILSLFLVFTACDTDDGLVLTEPDASFKLLEPTASNINLNYNLPNNPAFTIVWEDQLSSGDSYMIELSSDSEFDSSTVIGSSTTDSFTMSVAEFNNIVLGAGGDAFEPFAVYIRVTAGANSSNSVSFSVSSYSEAPPVITSPDNTFELVLLETTPEEEAIAISWDDPDFGANSSVTVNYEVQFAQAGTDFASAITESTDGMSFSSSHEAFNELVLNAGLTAEEAGSLDIRVKATIEMTAGNMERFSDVVTITATPFSVELAPILYVVGAGAVDAGWDWTTPVELPLQGNTYSGNINLINDAFRFFTVASDWDSGLNYPYYEAVGYTIDTELVNAMDGDSNFQFTGTPGQYFIQINTADKTITLGPPVVGPNCNFDQLWLVGAGIVDAGWAWDTPVALPCTGNGTYSGNVALTNDAFRFFSVNNDWDTGTNYPTYEGNGYTIDSNFNNAMDGDSNFYFNGTPGTYFLTVDDINKTITLGPEELECEFEQLWLVGAGVVDAGWAWDTPVALPCTGAGIYSGQVALTNDAFRFFSVNSDWDSGTNYPTYEGNGYTIDSDLINAMDGDSNFYFDGTPGTYTLTVDTGNLTITVE is encoded by the coding sequence ATGAAAATTAATAAAATCACTACGCTTATACTAAGTTTATTCCTGGTTTTTACAGCGTGCGATACTGACGACGGTCTCGTACTTACAGAGCCAGATGCTTCATTTAAACTTTTAGAACCTACGGCTTCTAATATCAATTTAAATTACAATTTGCCTAATAATCCGGCATTTACAATTGTATGGGAAGATCAGTTATCTTCCGGAGATAGCTATATGATCGAATTATCATCAGATAGCGAATTTGATTCATCTACGGTAATTGGTTCTTCTACTACAGATAGTTTTACGATGTCAGTAGCTGAATTCAATAATATTGTCTTAGGTGCAGGAGGTGATGCCTTTGAACCTTTTGCAGTATATATAAGAGTAACTGCAGGAGCCAACTCTTCTAATAGTGTTAGCTTTAGCGTTTCTTCGTATTCAGAAGCTCCACCGGTAATTACAAGTCCTGATAATACATTTGAACTTGTGCTGCTCGAAACTACTCCAGAAGAAGAAGCCATTGCAATTTCTTGGGATGATCCAGACTTTGGAGCTAATAGCTCTGTAACTGTTAATTACGAAGTGCAATTTGCACAAGCAGGAACAGATTTTGCTAGTGCCATAACAGAAAGTACTGACGGCATGTCATTTTCTAGTTCTCATGAAGCTTTTAACGAGCTTGTTTTGAATGCTGGTCTAACTGCAGAAGAAGCAGGAAGTTTAGATATTAGAGTTAAAGCAACCATAGAAATGACTGCAGGAAATATGGAACGCTTCTCTGATGTTGTTACCATTACCGCTACGCCTTTCAGTGTAGAACTAGCTCCAATATTATACGTAGTTGGTGCTGGTGCTGTAGATGCAGGCTGGGATTGGACAACTCCTGTTGAGTTACCTTTACAAGGTAATACCTATTCGGGAAATATTAATTTAATTAACGATGCATTTCGATTCTTTACCGTAGCATCAGATTGGGATTCAGGTTTGAACTACCCTTACTACGAAGCCGTTGGATATACAATTGACACCGAATTAGTTAATGCCATGGATGGTGACAGCAACTTCCAATTTACTGGAACACCAGGACAATATTTTATACAAATTAATACAGCGGATAAAACGATTACATTAGGACCTCCAGTTGTTGGTCCAAATTGTAATTTTGATCAACTATGGCTAGTTGGCGCTGGTATTGTTGATGCCGGATGGGCATGGGATACTCCAGTAGCATTACCTTGTACAGGTAATGGAACCTACTCAGGAAATGTTGCTTTGACAAATGATGCTTTCAGATTCTTCTCAGTTAATAATGATTGGGATACTGGAACTAATTATCCAACATACGAAGGAAATGGTTATACTATTGATAGCAACTTTAATAATGCTATGGATGGTGATAGTAATTTCTATTTCAATGGTACACCAGGAACTTATTTCTTGACTGTAGATGATATCAACAAAACAATAACTCTAGGTCCAGAAGAGCTAGAATGCGAATTTGAACAACTATGGTTAGTAGGTGCAGGTGTTGTTGATGCTGGTTGGGCTTGGGATACTCCTGTGGCTTTACCTTGTACTGGAGCAGGAATTTATTCTGGGCAAGTCGCATTAACTAATGATGCCTTTAGATTCTTTTCAGTAAATAGTGATTGGGATTCAGGAACAAATTATCCAACTTATGAAGGCAATGGCTATACTATTGATTCAGATTTAATTAATGCCATGGATGGCGATAGTAATTTCTATTTTGATGGTACACCAGGAACTTATACACTTACAGTTGATACTGGAAACTTAACAATTACTGTTGAGTAA
- a CDS encoding alpha-amylase family glycosyl hydrolase codes for MKKILCFLITLISINAFAQVSLSVGAIEVDEPVTITVDTNSSATNCNGFNNPTKVYMHSGIGDNSDAFGFNVIGNWGQDDGVGEMTNNGDGTFSITITPQTYYGITQAQADAATQIGMVFRNADGSQEFKDDGCLDFIFPIGSVIINLTQPSSDVVVVNSGSNLSVSATIIFQGSSTVQGSFEIFYNDVSIATGSCGFPACNSTISNITESGTVKFVGTPPGSTETGEVSFDVVVAPTVIEAVLPANVVDGINYHADATKATLVLTAPGKEFIQVAGSWNNYTPSNTDVMKRDPSTGKYWLEISGLTSGAIETYQYWVFDTNPISNSPSLVKTADPFSTLVLSPFDDPFIPASSYPNLPTYPDGQDREVTVLQTGQTPYNWQVANFNAPKKEDLVVYEVLVRDFDADRNYQDLIDRIDYFKNLNVNAIQLMPIMEFDGNETWGYNTSFHMALDKFYGTPDKFKELVDVCHQNGIAVILDIALNHATGRNPLVRMWMDDPDDDGWGGPSTENPYFNTEAQHAYSVFNDFNHQSTLTKDYTKRVISQWIEAYKIDGFRWDLTKGFTQNCGPGSAGGCTDTYQADRVQVLKEYADHSWNIDENHYVIFEHLGTDNEEREWANYRLGDANPKGIMMWGKMTGEYTDLLQGFSSSINRMGHESRGYNAPRLMGYPESHDEERVMYEAVEFGNNSNGSHNVRDLSIALSRMSALGAVSLTIPGPKMIWHFADLGMDNSIFTCSDGSYNNDGCKLSTKPQPQWDNNWLNDALRSQIYSDWAKLNKLKIEEPVFEGDYAITSGGLTPRIDVFDNSIPTSELKNVIIFANFDVTAQTVNTNFPAGVTTTWYDLMDATGNTTLSNSASTISIPAGQFRIFGNKASTVLSVDDEALFGFNIYPNPSSISFSINVNVSNVEVYDLTGKLVKSFKGSFTRTDTFDISSLNSGMYMVKVQNDTNQTMTTKLVKL; via the coding sequence ATGAAAAAAATTTTATGCTTTTTAATAACTCTAATTTCCATAAATGCATTTGCCCAAGTTTCTTTGAGTGTTGGTGCTATTGAAGTAGATGAACCTGTTACAATTACAGTGGATACTAATAGTTCAGCCACTAATTGTAATGGATTTAATAATCCTACCAAAGTATACATGCATTCAGGAATCGGTGATAACTCTGATGCTTTCGGCTTTAATGTTATCGGTAATTGGGGACAGGATGATGGTGTCGGTGAAATGACTAATAATGGAGACGGTACATTTAGTATCACAATTACGCCACAAACCTATTACGGTATTACTCAAGCGCAAGCAGATGCCGCAACTCAAATAGGTATGGTGTTTAGAAATGCTGACGGCTCTCAAGAATTTAAAGACGATGGTTGTCTCGATTTTATTTTTCCTATTGGAAGCGTTATTATCAATTTAACACAACCTTCTAGTGATGTAGTTGTAGTAAATTCTGGCAGCAATCTTTCGGTAAGTGCCACAATTATTTTCCAAGGCTCTTCAACAGTTCAAGGCAGTTTTGAGATTTTTTACAACGATGTATCTATAGCAACTGGATCTTGTGGTTTTCCTGCATGTAACTCAACCATTTCAAATATTACAGAAAGCGGTACCGTTAAATTTGTAGGCACACCTCCCGGATCAACAGAAACAGGAGAAGTTAGTTTTGATGTTGTTGTAGCACCAACTGTTATTGAAGCAGTACTACCTGCAAACGTAGTTGATGGTATTAATTATCATGCAGATGCTACTAAAGCGACATTAGTTTTAACAGCTCCAGGAAAAGAATTTATACAAGTTGCAGGAAGTTGGAACAACTATACGCCATCAAATACAGATGTGATGAAACGTGATCCATCCACAGGTAAATATTGGTTGGAAATATCAGGATTAACTTCAGGTGCAATTGAAACATATCAATATTGGGTATTCGACACCAATCCTATTTCAAATTCTCCTTCATTGGTAAAAACTGCAGATCCTTTTTCAACCCTTGTTTTATCACCGTTTGATGACCCTTTCATTCCTGCAAGCTCTTATCCTAACCTACCAACGTATCCTGATGGTCAAGATCGTGAAGTTACTGTTTTACAAACCGGACAAACGCCTTATAATTGGCAGGTTGCCAATTTTAACGCACCGAAAAAAGAAGATTTAGTTGTTTATGAAGTTCTTGTAAGGGATTTTGATGCGGATCGCAATTATCAAGATTTAATTGATAGAATCGACTATTTTAAAAACCTAAATGTTAATGCCATTCAATTGATGCCAATTATGGAATTTGATGGTAATGAGACTTGGGGATACAATACGTCTTTTCATATGGCATTAGATAAATTTTATGGTACTCCAGATAAATTTAAAGAATTGGTTGATGTATGTCATCAAAATGGTATTGCTGTCATTTTGGATATAGCACTAAACCATGCCACTGGTAGAAATCCATTAGTAAGAATGTGGATGGACGATCCTGATGATGACGGTTGGGGAGGACCTTCTACAGAAAATCCATATTTTAATACCGAAGCTCAGCATGCATACAGTGTTTTCAACGATTTTAATCATCAAAGTACGTTGACCAAAGATTACACAAAACGCGTCATCTCTCAATGGATTGAAGCCTACAAAATCGACGGTTTCCGATGGGATTTAACCAAAGGATTCACACAAAATTGTGGACCAGGATCTGCTGGAGGTTGTACGGATACATATCAGGCAGATCGCGTGCAGGTTTTAAAAGAATATGCCGATCATTCATGGAATATAGATGAGAACCATTATGTTATTTTTGAGCATTTAGGAACAGATAATGAAGAGCGTGAATGGGCAAATTATCGTCTTGGAGATGCCAACCCTAAAGGTATTATGATGTGGGGTAAAATGACAGGTGAATATACTGATTTACTCCAGGGCTTTAGTAGTAGTATTAACCGGATGGGACATGAAAGTCGCGGTTATAATGCTCCTCGACTAATGGGATATCCAGAAAGTCATGATGAAGAACGCGTAATGTATGAGGCTGTTGAATTTGGTAACAACTCAAATGGGTCACACAATGTCAGAGATTTAAGTATCGCATTATCAAGAATGTCTGCACTAGGCGCCGTAAGTTTAACTATTCCAGGACCAAAAATGATATGGCACTTTGCTGATTTAGGCATGGATAATTCAATTTTTACATGTTCAGACGGTAGTTATAATAATGATGGCTGTAAGCTTTCGACTAAACCGCAACCGCAATGGGATAATAACTGGTTAAATGATGCTTTAAGAAGTCAGATTTACAGTGATTGGGCAAAACTAAACAAATTAAAAATTGAAGAACCTGTCTTTGAAGGCGATTATGCAATTACCTCAGGAGGTTTAACTCCTAGGATAGATGTCTTCGATAATTCTATACCAACTTCAGAATTGAAAAATGTGATCATTTTTGCCAATTTTGATGTGACTGCCCAAACGGTTAACACTAATTTTCCAGCTGGCGTAACTACAACTTGGTATGACCTCATGGATGCCACAGGGAACACTACACTAAGTAATTCTGCGAGTACTATTTCTATTCCAGCTGGTCAGTTCAGGATTTTTGGAAACAAAGCATCTACAGTTTTAAGTGTTGATGACGAAGCTTTATTTGGGTTTAACATCTATCCAAATCCTTCTTCCATATCCTTTAGTATAAATGTCAATGTTTCAAATGTTGAAGTTTACGATTTAACAGGAAAACTGGTAAAATCGTTTAAAGGCTCATTTACAAGAACAGATACTTTTGATATTTCATCTTTAAATTCTGGCATGTATATGGTCAAAGTCCAAAACGATACTAATCAAACGATGACAACAAAATTAGTCAAGCTCTAA
- a CDS encoding glycoside hydrolase family 53 protein, which translates to MLLLIFILCSFSCNNNDSIDISVLDEPPISFYYGSDLSYVNEMEDCGATYKNSNGIVQDPYEIFKNEGANLVRLRLWHSPTWTDYSNLLDVKQSIQRAKDQGMHVLLDFHYSDTWADPSKQQIPAAWINIIDDTQTLGNALYNYTYTTLLELANENLLPNIVQVGNEINPMILQDGDLEWPIDWVRNSHLINKGIDAVRTIAEDQNETIEVMLHIAQPENGLWWFEQATDNGVIDFDWIGLSYYPIWSDYDLNEVQSPLSTLINTYNKKLMIVETAYPFTLDNADSANNILGSDALVNDYPASQQGQLDYLNKLKSIIKNAGGQGLVYWEPAWVSTNCYTLWAQGSHWDNATLFDQNNKATLGMAFYNASFND; encoded by the coding sequence ATGTTATTGCTAATATTCATTTTATGTAGTTTTTCTTGTAATAATAATGATTCAATTGATATTTCGGTTCTGGATGAACCACCTATCTCATTTTATTATGGTTCTGATTTATCGTACGTTAACGAAATGGAAGATTGCGGAGCTACCTACAAAAATAGTAACGGCATCGTTCAAGATCCATATGAGATTTTTAAAAATGAAGGGGCTAACTTAGTCCGTCTAAGATTATGGCATAGCCCAACATGGACTGATTATTCTAATCTTCTAGATGTAAAACAGTCTATTCAGCGTGCTAAAGATCAAGGTATGCATGTACTTTTAGATTTTCATTATTCAGACACTTGGGCAGATCCTTCAAAACAACAAATACCTGCAGCATGGATTAATATTATTGATGATACCCAAACTTTAGGAAATGCGCTTTACAATTATACCTATACTACCTTGTTAGAATTAGCCAATGAAAATTTACTGCCCAACATTGTACAAGTGGGCAATGAAATTAACCCAATGATTCTTCAGGATGGAGATTTAGAATGGCCAATTGATTGGGTTCGGAATTCGCACTTAATAAATAAAGGCATTGACGCCGTAAGGACTATTGCTGAAGATCAAAATGAAACGATTGAGGTAATGCTTCATATCGCACAACCCGAAAATGGTCTGTGGTGGTTTGAACAAGCTACAGATAATGGCGTTATAGATTTTGATTGGATAGGGTTGTCCTACTACCCTATCTGGTCAGATTACGATTTAAACGAGGTACAATCACCACTTTCAACTCTTATTAATACTTACAATAAGAAATTGATGATTGTTGAAACTGCCTATCCATTTACTTTAGACAATGCTGATAGCGCCAATAATATTTTAGGATCTGATGCTCTGGTCAATGACTATCCTGCTTCTCAACAAGGTCAGTTAGATTATCTCAACAAACTGAAATCAATTATAAAAAATGCAGGTGGACAAGGTTTAGTATACTGGGAGCCGGCTTGGGTTTCTACCAATTGTTATACTTTATGGGCACAAGGATCACATTGGGATAATGCCACACTATTTGACCAAAACAACAAAGCCACACTAGGAATGGCATTTTATAATGCGTCTTTTAATGACTGA
- a CDS encoding 30S ribosomal protein S16, whose product MPVKIRLQRHGKKGKPYYWIVAADSRAKRDGKYLEKLGAYNPNTNPATIELDVDGAVTWLQNGAQPTDTAKAILSYKGAMLKNHLAGGVRKGALTEEQAEEKFNAWLEEKATKIEAKSEGLSKADADAKAKAHEAEKAVNEARIAAAAPVVEEEVAEEAEATTEDAKASSEEE is encoded by the coding sequence ATGCCTGTAAAAATTAGATTACAAAGACACGGTAAAAAAGGAAAACCTTATTACTGGATCGTAGCAGCGGATTCGCGCGCTAAAAGAGATGGTAAATACTTAGAAAAACTAGGTGCTTACAATCCAAACACCAATCCTGCAACTATCGAATTAGATGTTGACGGAGCTGTAACATGGTTACAAAACGGTGCACAACCAACCGACACTGCAAAAGCAATTTTATCTTATAAAGGAGCAATGCTAAAAAATCATTTAGCTGGTGGCGTAAGAAAAGGGGCTTTGACTGAAGAGCAAGCCGAAGAAAAATTCAACGCATGGTTGGAAGAGAAAGCAACTAAGATTGAAGCTAAATCTGAAGGTTTGTCTAAAGCAGATGCTGATGCAAAAGCTAAAGCACATGAAGCTGAAAAAGCTGTAAATGAAGCACGTATTGCTGCAGCAGCTCCAGTTGTTGAAGAAGAAGTTGCTGAAGAAGCTGAGGCTACAACAGAAGATGCAAAAGCGTCTAGCGAAGAAGAATAA
- the rimM gene encoding ribosome maturation factor RimM (Essential for efficient processing of 16S rRNA), which produces MKKEECFYLGKIVKKYSFKGELLAKLDTDEPDLYDGLDAIFIDLRGNLVPFFIESSQLHKSNLLRLKFEDVNTEADADALIKTELYLPLDLLPKLDGNKFYFHEVIGFTIKDKNYGKVGVLKGINDSTAQALFEIDRNGIEILIPMNDEFIVKVDRKNKTIEVDTPEGLIDLYIE; this is translated from the coding sequence ATGAAAAAAGAAGAATGTTTTTATTTAGGTAAAATCGTAAAAAAATACAGCTTTAAAGGTGAACTTTTAGCAAAACTAGATACTGATGAACCTGATCTGTACGATGGCCTAGATGCTATTTTTATAGATCTTAGAGGGAATTTAGTACCTTTCTTTATTGAATCCTCTCAATTACATAAGTCAAATTTACTCCGTTTAAAATTTGAAGACGTTAATACGGAAGCTGATGCAGATGCTTTAATAAAGACCGAATTGTATTTACCCTTAGATTTATTGCCCAAATTAGACGGTAATAAATTTTATTTCCATGAAGTTATAGGTTTTACCATAAAAGACAAAAATTATGGTAAAGTTGGTGTTTTAAAAGGCATCAACGATTCTACTGCACAAGCGTTATTTGAAATTGATAGAAATGGTATTGAAATTCTTATTCCTATGAATGATGAATTTATAGTTAAAGTAGATCGAAAAAATAAAACCATCGAGGTAGATACTCCTGAAGGGTTGATTGATCTTTATATTGAATAA
- a CDS encoding tRNA1(Val) (adenine(37)-N6)-methyltransferase — protein sequence MSKPFQFKQFTVNQDRCAMKIGTDGVLLGAWTSIANNPFSVLDIGAGTGVLSLMIAQRSKAETIEAIEIDDDAFEQCSENFENSDWADRLFCYHASLLEFVEEIEDKYDLIICNPPFYTEDYKTDSKARDLARFNDAMPFEHLIYAVVNLLSDTGLFAVVIPYKAEDNFVNLTSKVDLYPKRILRVKGHPNSEIKRSLLEFSFEETEIETSELVIESARHQYTEAYINLTQEFYLKM from the coding sequence TTGTCAAAGCCATTTCAATTCAAACAATTCACAGTCAACCAAGACCGTTGTGCCATGAAAATTGGTACAGACGGCGTTTTACTCGGTGCTTGGACTTCTATAGCGAATAATCCATTTTCAGTTTTAGATATTGGTGCAGGAACTGGTGTTTTATCTTTAATGATTGCTCAGCGAAGTAAAGCAGAGACTATTGAAGCCATTGAAATTGACGATGATGCCTTTGAACAATGCTCCGAAAATTTTGAAAACTCGGATTGGGCGGATCGTCTGTTTTGTTATCATGCGTCTTTATTGGAATTTGTTGAAGAAATTGAAGATAAATATGACCTCATCATTTGTAATCCGCCTTTTTATACCGAAGATTACAAAACAGATAGCAAAGCGAGAGATTTAGCACGATTTAATGATGCCATGCCTTTTGAACATTTAATTTATGCAGTGGTAAATTTATTATCGGACACTGGATTATTCGCTGTGGTCATTCCATATAAAGCGGAAGACAACTTTGTAAATTTAACTTCAAAAGTAGATTTATACCCTAAACGCATACTGCGTGTAAAAGGACATCCAAATTCAGAAATTAAACGAAGTTTGTTGGAGTTCTCGTTTGAAGAAACTGAAATTGAAACTTCCGAGCTAGTCATAGAAAGTGCCCGACATCAATATACAGAGGCTTACATTAATTTGACTCAAGAATTTTATCTTAAAATGTAG
- a CDS encoding AI-2E family transporter, translating to MNTPKINVSATHFIKALLITGCILTLIYFGQSLIMPLLVAAIIAILLDISVKKLSTFGLPKWLSITVSVLLMLIVFFLLFWLISSQINNMADDWPVIKEKATEKLNTLSQWANNTLRWDYKDYIENNKKLVQKAEVFASSFLSSLMNLLSQSFIVFIYIILFLIQKKQFLNFFRKLFSNNEAIDSLLMNAAKIVKGYFLGKGKIMLFLFGIYYLGFTIGSVPYALFLALFAALFSIIPYLGNFIGGGVAVILSFLYAGQTPALIVIGVVSAAQLIENYLLTPWIIGDEINLNPFITIFGVILFSALWGIVGAVISLPLIGVLKVIFDHTKGMEAYAYILNKED from the coding sequence TTGAACACTCCAAAAATAAATGTTTCAGCTACTCATTTCATTAAGGCACTTTTAATTACAGGATGTATTCTAACCCTGATATACTTTGGTCAAAGCTTAATTATGCCCTTGTTGGTTGCTGCAATTATTGCTATTTTACTTGATATTTCCGTGAAGAAACTCAGTACATTTGGATTACCTAAATGGCTTTCCATTACAGTATCGGTTTTATTGATGCTCATTGTTTTTTTTCTACTTTTTTGGTTGATAAGTTCGCAAATCAATAACATGGCAGATGACTGGCCTGTTATCAAAGAAAAAGCAACGGAAAAATTAAATACCTTATCCCAATGGGCAAATAACACATTGAGGTGGGATTATAAAGATTATATTGAAAACAATAAAAAACTGGTTCAAAAAGCTGAAGTATTTGCTAGTTCTTTTCTATCATCCTTAATGAATCTACTATCACAATCGTTTATTGTTTTTATTTATATTATCTTGTTTTTGATTCAAAAGAAGCAATTCCTCAATTTTTTCAGAAAACTTTTTTCCAATAATGAAGCGATAGACTCCCTTTTAATGAATGCAGCCAAGATTGTCAAAGGTTATTTTCTCGGAAAAGGTAAAATTATGCTATTTCTCTTTGGAATTTACTATCTCGGATTTACTATTGGATCGGTACCTTACGCTTTATTTTTAGCGCTATTTGCGGCACTCTTTTCCATCATTCCTTATTTGGGTAATTTCATTGGCGGCGGAGTCGCAGTGATACTTTCCTTTTTATATGCAGGTCAAACACCAGCTCTCATCGTAATTGGCGTTGTAAGTGCAGCACAATTGATAGAAAACTATTTACTAACGCCTTGGATTATTGGTGACGAAATAAACCTAAATCCATTTATCACAATTTTTGGGGTCATTTTGTTTTCTGCACTATGGGGAATAGTAGGCGCAGTTATTTCATTACCACTAATAGGCGTATTAAAAGTGATTTTTGATCATACCAAAGGAATGGAAGCCTATGCCTATATATTAAATAAAGAGGATTGA